In Chryseobacterium oranimense, a single window of DNA contains:
- a CDS encoding BtrH N-terminal domain-containing protein: MKLNFEHHQTAHCENGVASNLLLNKGLKLSEPMIFGIGSGLFFVYLPFLKVNFAPGFSYRPMPGAIFSKAAKRLGIKIKREKFSNPKDAQSALERNLNQNIPTGLQVGVFNLTYFPEEYKFHFNAHNLVVYGKEDGKFLISDPVMDYATTLSEAELEKVRYAKGALPPKGHMYYPTYIPEHVNLEEAIRKGIKDTCKNMLAPVPLIGVKAMRWVAKSIPKWAEKKGTKVTNHYLGQLIRMQEEIGTGGGGFRFIYGAFLQEAAVILKNDELKELSKEITAIGDLWRDFAVDIARVYKNRNSKSDIYNNLSKSMLHIADLEEAFYKKLRKAI; encoded by the coding sequence ATGAAACTTAACTTCGAACACCATCAGACCGCACATTGCGAAAACGGTGTTGCCTCCAATCTGTTACTCAATAAAGGCTTAAAGCTCAGTGAACCTATGATCTTCGGGATCGGTTCCGGACTGTTTTTTGTCTATCTGCCATTTTTGAAAGTGAATTTCGCTCCGGGTTTCAGCTACAGACCGATGCCAGGTGCTATTTTCAGCAAAGCAGCCAAAAGATTGGGAATTAAAATCAAAAGAGAAAAGTTCTCCAATCCTAAAGACGCACAATCCGCTTTGGAAAGAAACTTAAATCAAAACATTCCTACAGGACTGCAGGTGGGTGTATTTAACCTTACTTATTTTCCTGAGGAATACAAATTTCACTTCAATGCCCACAATCTTGTGGTATACGGAAAAGAAGACGGAAAATTCCTGATCAGCGACCCGGTAATGGATTATGCCACTACCCTTTCGGAAGCTGAGCTGGAAAAAGTAAGATATGCCAAAGGCGCATTGCCACCAAAAGGACATATGTACTATCCTACTTATATTCCGGAACATGTAAATCTTGAAGAAGCAATCCGAAAAGGGATCAAAGATACCTGTAAAAATATGCTGGCTCCCGTTCCGCTTATCGGAGTAAAAGCCATGCGCTGGGTTGCGAAAAGCATCCCGAAATGGGCTGAAAAGAAAGGAACCAAAGTAACCAACCACTATTTGGGACAGTTGATCAGAATGCAGGAAGAGATCGGTACCGGCGGCGGGGGTTTCAGGTTTATCTACGGTGCATTCCTTCAGGAAGCGGCAGTTATTCTTAAAAATGACGAATTAAAAGAGCTTTCGAAAGAAATCACAGCTATTGGTGACCTTTGGAGAGACTTTGCCGTGGATATTGCCCGCGTGTACAAAAACAGGAACTCAAAAAGCGATATCTACAACAACCTTTCCAAATCCA